A genomic segment from Gossypium hirsutum isolate 1008001.06 chromosome D04, Gossypium_hirsutum_v2.1, whole genome shotgun sequence encodes:
- the LOC107898940 gene encoding probable protein phosphatase 2C 52, which produces MGRREEVSPTCCDIGFCGQKRTKRTFSDHVIALHHLPSVPNRVFTNGKSRSSCIFTQQGRKGINQDAMIVWEDFMPEDVTFCGVFDGHGPHGHLVARKVRDALPLKLLSSMDSCQSRQNGSGQTCFKGSLKAADLEKDVLAEERLISLWREAFMKSYKAMDKELRSHPNLDCFCSGSTAVTIVKQGSNLFMGYIGDSRAVMGSKDNNDSMVAIQLTVDLKPDLPREAERIKRCKGRVFALQDEPEVCRVWLPFDDAPGLAMARAFGDFCLKEYGVISMPEFSHRLLTEKDQFIVLASDGVWDVLSNEEVVEIVSSAPSRSSAARMLVVSAAREWKLKYPTSKMDDCAVVCFFLDGKMDSESDYEEQGFSSATIQSYHSGNAGESDDSCHRSEPSLQRNFTVRPSEECEGFGNGRPHPEEFEGNVDTVAGEDQNWLGLEGVTRVNSLIQLPRFSEERPNP; this is translated from the exons ATGGGCCGTAGGGAGGAGGTTTCTCCGACGTGTTGCGATATCGGGTTTTGTGGGCAGAAGAGGACTAAGAGAACATTTTCGGATCATGTTATTGCATTGCACCATTTGCCTTCAGTCCCCAACAGGGTTTTCACTAATGGAAAGAGCAGAAGCTCTTGTATATTCACTCAGCAGGGTCGCAAGGGAATCAACCAGGATGCCATGATTGTATGGGAA GATTTCATGCCGGAAGATGTGACCTTTTGTGGTGTATTTGATGGTCATGGTCCACATGGTCATCTCGTTGCTCGTAAAGTGAGAGATGCCCTTCCTCTTAAGTTGCTTTCCTCCATGGATTCTTGTCAGTCAAGGCAAAATGGTTCGGGCCAAACATGTTTCAAAGGGAGTTTGAAAGCTGCGGATTTGGAGAAGGACGTCTTGGCAGAGGAGAGATTAATTTCGTTATGGAGAGAAGCATTCATGAAGTCATACAAGGCCATGGATAAAGAGTTGAGGTCTCATCCTAATTTGGACTGCTTCTGCAGTGGTAGCACTGCAGTCACTATAGTGAAACAG GGCTCCAATCTTTTCATGGGATACATCGGGGATTCTCGAGCGGTAATGGGATCAAAAGACAACAACGACTCGATGGTGGCAATCCAATTGACAGTTGATCTCAAGCCTGATTTACCAA GGGAAGCTGAAAGGATTAAAAGGTGCAAAGGAAGGGTATTTGCATTGCAAGATGAACCTGAAGTATGTAGAGTATGGTTGCCATTTGACGATGCACCAGGGCTAGCCATGGCTCGAGCGTTTGGAGATTTTTGTTTGAAGGAATACGGTGTCATCTCCATGCCAGAATTTTCCCATCGTTTACTCACAGAAAAAGATCAATTCATTGTCCTAGCATCAGATGGG GTATGGGATGTATTGAGCAATGAAGAGGTAGTTGAGATTGTATCATCGGCTCCGTCCCGGTCATCAGCAGCCAGGATGTTGGTTGTCTCGGCTGCACGAGAATGGAAACTGAAGTACCCTACTTCAAAGATGGATGATTGTGCGGTTGTTTGCTTCTTTTTGGATGGGAAAATGGACTCGGAATCCGATTACGAGGAGCAAGGCTTTTCTTCTGCAACCATTCAAAGTTATCATTCTGGTAACGCAGGTGAATCTGATGATAGCTGCCACAGGTCCGAGCCATCTTTGCAGAGGAACTTTACGGTTAGACCATCAGAAGAATGTGAAGGTTTCGGAAACGGGAGACCACATCCGGAGGAGTTCGAAGGGAATGTGGATACAGTTGCAGGTGAAGATCAAAACTGGTTGGGTTTGGAAGGTGTTACACGAGTGAACTCACTTATCCAACTTCCTAGATTTTCCGAGGAAAGGCCGAACCCTTAG
- the LOC107898099 gene encoding secretory carrier-associated membrane protein 1 isoform X1 — protein sequence MSRYDTNPFAEEEVNPFADPSVRKGSGGGSFNSSNPGSISRLSPLPPEPYDRGATIDVPLDSAKDIKEKEKELKAKEAELKRREQELKRREEALARSGVLIEEKNWPPFFPIIHNDISNDIPIHLQTIMYVGFTSLIGLVICLTWNVMAVTVAWIKGEGPTIWFLAIIYFLTGVPGGYYLWYRPLYGACRTDSALKFGSFFLVYVFHILFCVLAAIAPPFIFKGKSLAGVLPALDLFSYNYVLGILYFVGFAFFCCESLVSIWVIQQVYMYFRGSGKAAEMKREATRRTMMSAL from the exons ATGAGTCGTTACGATACTAACCCTTTCGCCGAGGAAGAGGTTAATCCTTTCGCG GATCCATCAGTTAGGAAAGGATCTGGTGGAGGTTCCTTTAATTCTTCA aatCCTGGTAGTATATCAAGGCTTTCACCCCTTCCTCCTGAACCATATGACCGTGGTGCAACAATAGATGTTCCTCTTGATTCTGCCAAG GATATcaaagaaaaggagaaggaacTTAAAGCAAAGGAGGCTGAACTTAAAAGGCGAGAGCAG GAATTGAAACGGAGGGAGGAGGCATTAGCAAGAT CTGGAGTGCTGATAGAGGAGAAAAATTGGCCGCCTTTTTTTCCTATTATCCATAATGACATTTCAAATGACATACCAATCCACCTACAAACAATCATGTATGTTGGTTTCACATCATTGATAG GTTTGGTCATCTGCCTCACTTGGAATGTAATGGCTGTCACTGTAGCCTGGATCAAGGGAGAAG GTCCAACAATTTGGTTTCTAGCCATCATATATTTCTTAACTGGCGTCCCTGGAGGCTATTACTTGTGGTATCGTCCTCTTTACGGTGCTTGCAG GACTGATAGTGCGTTGAAATTTGGATCATTTTTCTTGGTTTACGTG TTCCATATATTATTTTGCGTCCTTGCTGCAATTGCTCCTCCATTTATTTTCAAGGGAAAATCCCTTGC AGGTGTTTTACCTGCTTTGGATCTCTTTAGCTATAATTATGTGCTTGGG ATATTATACTTCGTCGGTTTTGCATTTTTTTGCTGTGAATCACTTGTCAGCATCTGGGTTATTCAG CAAGTATATATGTATTTCCGAGGTAGTGGTAAAGCAGCTGAGATGAAGCGGGAGGCTACGAGAAGAACCATGATGTCAGCACTATGA
- the LOC107898938 gene encoding pentatricopeptide repeat-containing protein At1g73710 has product MIRSYSSGELGRESFQPHILVLPRLRTSVNFYSQMLNSRGCRFHPEFKLHCHPKTLFLPARSSSSNVKKKRYGGVLPSILRSLASDKDLEKTLASGCENLSPKEQTVVLKEQSNCERLIRVFEFFKSLKDYVPNVIHYNIVLRALGRAQKWDKLRLCWIEMAKNGVLPTNNTYGMLVDVYGKAGMVKEALLWIKHMRLRGLYPDEVTMNTVVRVLKDAGDFDRADRFYKDWCIGRVDLNDIELDSMIDLDNGSGSAISFKQFLSTELFRTGGRSPVSGTSGSPDIESSVRKPRLTSTYNTLIDLYGKADRLKDAADVFAEMLKSGVAMDTITFNTMIFTCGSHGHLLEAESLLAKMEERGIPPDTKTYNIFLSLYAGAGNIEAALEYYRKIRKVGLFPDIVTHRAVLHILCERNMVQEAETVIEEMEEFGIHIDEQSLPVIIKMYIAEGLLDRAKMLFEKFILDHELSSKTSAAIIDAYAERGLWSEAEAVFYGKRDNPRQNRSVLEYNVMVKAYGKAELYDKAYSLFKSMRNHGTWPDECTYNSLIQMFSGGDLVDHARDLLGEMRAAGLKPKCQTYSSLIACYARLGQLSDAVDVYQEMISAGLKPNEVVFGSLIDGFAETGGVEEALQYFRMMEESGISANKIVLTSLIKAYTKVGCLEGAKRAYEKIKDLEGGPDIVASNSMLNLYADLGMVSEARCVFDNLKETGSADGFSFAAMMYLYKSMGMLDEAIDVADEMKQSGLLRDCSSYNKVMACYVTNGQLRGCGELLHEMINRKILPDMGTFNVLLTSLKKGGIPIEAVTQLESSYQEGKPYARQAVIITVFSLVGLHAYALKSCDAIIKAEIPLESFVYNAMIYAYGSSGQIDKALNVFMKMKDDGLEPDIITYINLVSCYGKAGMLEGVKRIYSQLKFGEIEPNESLFKAVMDAYKDANKPDLAELVNQEMKFAFEGPDYSESEIEGESKSEDIVLDL; this is encoded by the exons ATGATTCGGAGTTACAGTTCAGGAGAATTGGGTCGTGAAAGTTTCCAACCTCACATCTTGGTTTTGCCCA GACTACGTACAAGCGTAAACTTTTATTCCCAGATGCTGAATTCAAGAGGATGTAGGTTTCATCCAGAGTTTAAGCTACACTGTCATCCCAAAACCCTGTTTTTGCCTGCTAGAAGTTCTTCGAGTAATGTTAAAAAGAAGAGGTATGGAGGTGTTTTGCCTTCGATTCTTAGGTCTTTGGCTTCCGATAAGGATTTAGAGAAAACCCTTGCTTCGGGTTGTGAGAATTTGAGTCCTAAAGAACAGACTGTGGTACTCAAAGAACAGAGTAACTGTGAGAGGCTTATTCGTGTTTTTGAGtttttcaaatcattgaaagATTATGTGCCGAATGTAATTCATTATAATATCGTGCTTCGAGCACTGGGGAGAGCTCAAAAATGGGATAAGTTGAGGCTTTGTTGGATTGAAATGGCGAAAAATGGTGTCTTGCCGACGAATAATACTTACGGTATGCTTGTTGATGTTTATGGGAAGGCTGGTATGGTGAAAGAAGCATTGCTGTGGATTAAGCATATGAGACTTAGGGGACTTTACCCCGACGAAGTAACCATGAATACGGTTGTTAGGGTTCTCAAGGATGCTGGGGATTTTGATAGGGCAGATAGGTTTTATAAGGATTGGTGCATTGGGAGGGTGGACTTGAATGATATTGAGTTGGATTCgatgattgatttagacaatggGTCTGGTTCAGCCATTAGTTTTAAGCAGTTTCTGTCCACTGAGCTATTCAGGACAGGTGGTAGAAGTCCTGTTTCGGGAACTTCAGGTTCACCAGATATAGAAAGTTCTGTGAGAAAGCCACGACTAACGTCTACATACAATACTTTGATTGATTTGTATGGAAAAGCAGATCGCCTCAAAGATGCTGCGGATGTGTTTGCTGAAATGTTGAAATCCGGTGTGGCAATGGATACGATCACCTTTAACACTATGATCTTTACATGTGGAAGTCATGGTCATTTATTGGAGGCTGAATCCTTGCTTGCTAAGATGGAAGAAAGGGGAATACCTCCTGACACGAAGACTTATAACATCTTTTTGTCTTTGTATGCTGGTGCAGGAAATATTGAAGCAGCCCTGGAATATTATAGGAAAATCAGAAAAGTAGGTCTTTTCCCTGATATTGTAACTCACAGAGCTGTTCTTCATATATTGTGCGAGAGGAATATGGTTCAAGAAGCGGAGACTGTGATTGAAGAAATGGAGGAATTTGGTATTCACATTGATGAGCAGTCTCTTCCTGTAATTATAAAGATGTATATTGCTGAAGGACTGCTTGACCGAGCAAAGATGCTTTTTGAAAAGTTCATTTTGGATCATGAGCTTTCATCCAAAACAAGTGCTGCAATTATAGATGCTTATGCTGAAAGGGGGCTTTGGTCTGAAGCTGAGGCTGTATTTTATGGCAAAAGAGATAATCCGAGGCAGAACAGAAGTGTTCTCGAGTATAATGTCATGGTCAAAGCCTATGGCAAAGCAGAACTTTACGATAAAGCTTATTCTCTCTTCAAGAGCATGAGGAATCATGGGACTTGGCCTGACGAATGCACTTATAATTCCCTAATTCAAATGTTTTCTGGAGGTGATTTAGTGGATCATGCAAGAGACCTCTTAGGTGAAATGCGAGCAGCAGGATTAAAACCAAAGTGTCAAACATATTCCTCTCTTATTGCATGCTATGCCCGTCTTGGCCAGCTTTCTGATGCTGTTgatgtgtaccaagaaatgatCAGTGCAGGGTTGAAGCCTAATGAAGTTGTTTTTGGGTCCTTAATCGATGGATTTGCTGAAACTGGTGGTGTTGAAGAAGCTCTTCAATATTTTCGCATGATGGAAGAATCTGGTATATCAGCAAACAAGATAGTGCTAACTTCGCTGATTAAGGCTTATACCAAGGTCGGGTGTTTGGAAGGAGCAAAACGTGCGTACGAAAAGATTAAGGATCTAGAGGGTGGTCCGGATATTGTTGCATCAAATAGTATGCTAAATCTTTACGCGGATCTAGGGATGGTATCTGAAGCCAGATGTGTTTTTGACAATCTGAAAGAAACTGGTAGCGCGGATGGGTTTTCGTTTGCAGCTATGATGTATTTGTACAAAAGCATGGGTATGCTCGACGAAGCGATTGATGTTGCAGATGAGATGAAACAGTCTGGTTTGTTAAGGGACTGTTCTTCATACAATAAGGTGATGGCATGCTATGTCACGAATGGCCAGTTGCGTGGATGTGGTGAATTGTTGCATGAAATGATTAACCGAAAGATTTTGCCCGACATGGGAACCTTTAATGTACTATTAACGTCACTCAAGAAGGGAGGCATTCCGATTGAAGCCGTAACACAACTAGAATCATCATACCAGGAAGGGAAACCATATGCAAGACAAGCTGTTATCATTACTGTTTTTTCTTTAGTAGGTTTACATGCTTATGCACTCAAATCTTGTGACGCCATCATAAAAGCGGAAATACCTCTCGAGTCTTTTGTGTACAATGCAATGATATATGCTTACGGGTCATCAGGGCAGATTGACAAGGCTTTGAACGTGTTCATGAAAATGAAGGATGATGGTCTGGAGCCAGACATTATTACTTATATTAATCTGGTGAGTTGTTATGGGAAAGCTGGTATGTTGGAAGGTGTGAAGAGAATATACAGCCAACTAAAGTTCGGAGAGATTGAGCCTAACGAATCGTTGTTTAAGGCTGTCATGGATGCATACAAAGATGCTAACAAGCCAGACCTTGCTGAATTAGTCAACCAAGAGATGAAATTCGCTTTTGAAGGACCAGATTATTCGGAGTCTGAGATTGAAGGCGAAAGCAAAAGCGAAGACATTGTTCTCGACCTGTAG
- the LOC107898099 gene encoding secretory carrier-associated membrane protein 1 isoform X2 — MSRYDTNPFAEEEVNPFADPSVRKGSGGGSFNSSDIKEKEKELKAKEAELKRREQELKRREEALARSGVLIEEKNWPPFFPIIHNDISNDIPIHLQTIMYVGFTSLIGLVICLTWNVMAVTVAWIKGEGPTIWFLAIIYFLTGVPGGYYLWYRPLYGACRTDSALKFGSFFLVYVFHILFCVLAAIAPPFIFKGKSLAGVLPALDLFSYNYVLGILYFVGFAFFCCESLVSIWVIQQVYMYFRGSGKAAEMKREATRRTMMSAL; from the exons ATGAGTCGTTACGATACTAACCCTTTCGCCGAGGAAGAGGTTAATCCTTTCGCG GATCCATCAGTTAGGAAAGGATCTGGTGGAGGTTCCTTTAATTCTTCA GATATcaaagaaaaggagaaggaacTTAAAGCAAAGGAGGCTGAACTTAAAAGGCGAGAGCAG GAATTGAAACGGAGGGAGGAGGCATTAGCAAGAT CTGGAGTGCTGATAGAGGAGAAAAATTGGCCGCCTTTTTTTCCTATTATCCATAATGACATTTCAAATGACATACCAATCCACCTACAAACAATCATGTATGTTGGTTTCACATCATTGATAG GTTTGGTCATCTGCCTCACTTGGAATGTAATGGCTGTCACTGTAGCCTGGATCAAGGGAGAAG GTCCAACAATTTGGTTTCTAGCCATCATATATTTCTTAACTGGCGTCCCTGGAGGCTATTACTTGTGGTATCGTCCTCTTTACGGTGCTTGCAG GACTGATAGTGCGTTGAAATTTGGATCATTTTTCTTGGTTTACGTG TTCCATATATTATTTTGCGTCCTTGCTGCAATTGCTCCTCCATTTATTTTCAAGGGAAAATCCCTTGC AGGTGTTTTACCTGCTTTGGATCTCTTTAGCTATAATTATGTGCTTGGG ATATTATACTTCGTCGGTTTTGCATTTTTTTGCTGTGAATCACTTGTCAGCATCTGGGTTATTCAG CAAGTATATATGTATTTCCGAGGTAGTGGTAAAGCAGCTGAGATGAAGCGGGAGGCTACGAGAAGAACCATGATGTCAGCACTATGA